From the genome of Panthera uncia isolate 11264 chromosome B3 unlocalized genomic scaffold, Puncia_PCG_1.0 HiC_scaffold_2, whole genome shotgun sequence:
ACGACGCTAAGCAGCAGCCGTGAGCCTGCGGCTCGTCCCGTGTAAAACCCCCACGTAGGCACCGAGCACACGGCTGCCTTCTCCACCTGCTACTGTGAACCTGCACAGGAAGTTCtgagttacacacacacacacacacacacacacacacacacatttgtgctTCTAAATTTTACACATGCCTATTAAACTCCTAtgtacactttttaatttttttaacatttattcatttttgaaagaaagagacagagcatgagcaggggaggggccgagagatggagagacacgggatccgaagcaggctccaggctccgagctgtcagcacagggcccgacgcggggctcgaacccacggaccgagagatcctgacctcagccgaagtcggacgctcaaccgactgagccactcaggcgcccctgaactctTACGTACgtttaaaaactaacattttgaACATTAGAAAACACACGTTAATGCACTTTATAGAGTAAGAAAATGATAGGCATAGAAGTTCTAAGCTTTTCTTTCCACATCTCAATGGGCCGTGTTGTGTGTCCCACACTGGAAGCCACCGCTGAGGTGCTGTGTGCCTTTCGGACACTATAACTCCATCCAGAACAAGAGGTCACTCTGCACAGAAAAGTCTAGGTGTCCACCAAAGCCCAGATCAGATGCTGAAAGTAGATTACTCATACAGCTGGAAGCTACCTTTAAAGGCACACAGGGTGTCTTCTATAGAGAAAAAatagctttggggcacctggggggctcagtccgttcagcatccgacttcggctcaggtcatgtctcagggtttgtcagttcgagccccacattaggatgtgtgctggcagctcggagcccggaacctgcttcggattctgtgtctccctctctctctctgcccctctcctgctcacgctctgtctctctgtctttcaaaagtaaataaacacacacaaaaatttttaatacataaaaaaatacagtatgctTTGagctaaaaggcagcctatggaatgggagaagatacttgcaaacgacGTATcggataaatggttagtatccaaaatctataaaaaacttatcaaactccacaccataaaaacaaataatccagtgaagaaatgggcagaagacatgaacacacgcttttccaaagaagacatccacatgaccaactgacacgtgaaaagatgctccccagcactcatcctcagggaactacaaatcaaacccaccgtgagataccacctcacacctgtcagaatggctcacatgaacaacttgggcagcaacagatgttggcgagggtgcggagagagaggatgtcttttgcactgttggtgggaacgcaaactggtgcagccgttctggaagacaatatggaggttccgcaaaaaattaacagtagaactaccctatgacccagcaatggcacgactaggtatttatccaaaggctaCAAAAATGCTGATGCGGAGGGGCACACGCTCCCCAATGTTGACCGCAGCTCTATCGACGATAGCCGAATTACGGAaggggcccaaatgtccatcgactgataaaaGATAGGTATCacgtgacttcactcatatgtggaatttaagaaacacaacaggtgaacacaggggaagggaaggaaaactaactCAAGGAAGcactgctccctcctcctcctcctcacgcAGTGGGTCTCCACCTTGGCTGCATTAAATCAGAGTTTCCGGGCTGGGGCCCAGGCACCAGTAATTGCCAGAGCTCTCCAGGTACATCCACCACACAGCCGCGGAAGGGAACCACCACCCTGACTCCCAAAGCACTTGCTGGCAAAGGCCTCCCTGAAGAGTGTCAACCCACATCGGCTTGAAGGAGCGTCTAGGTAAAACACGTCTACACCACCTGTGGCTTCCTGTCTGCCTCTTGGTATATTTACGTGGGAGACAGGCTCCCGGCTCATCGCTACCCACAGGGCTGGGGGAATCTTCATCCCATTAAAACACCCCACACGTCACGGACCCTCCACGAAGGGTGAGTAGACGAGCAAACACGCAGAAGGCAACACGTTTATTTCATCAGGAACTTGCTGATCGCGCGGGCGCCATGACTAAAGTGCCCGTTTCAAAGAGTAAAGGGGTTCTGCGGTTTGAAAATCATGACACCACGGCGTGACCAGGCAGGTAGAGGTCCTGACCACCCCGCCCCCGAGTCagaggtagaaataaaaatacaagggGGAAAGCATTCGTTTCCAAGGTAAGGCCACGGCTCACAGCTCCACACTGTTGATTTCTTAGTACGTTGTTTGGTGGGGccggtgttgggggtgggggggcgggtgaCAAAGATCCCGTGTGGTTCTGATAGCTTTATCGCACACACGTAGCTTTCAAAGGGAACACGCTGTCCTCGTAGAAGCTGCCGCTACATGGGATCTACAGTTCTTCAGGAACTAGTGATCAACAAAGAGTATCATCCGTCACCTTCAAATGCCACCTAGGAGCCATCTCCCCAGAGCCAGTTTCTTTCTGTGGCCCAGACCCCCACCACTAATTCAAGAATCTTCACACAGCCTTTGTTTTAATAGAGTGTTCAGGGACTTGTACGCCTTACTGAAAAATGGCTTGGGGCACGGCCAAGATCATCGATTTCCAGCAAAGCTACGTTTTTCCAGAGCGCGCCTGGAGTCACTGCGCCCCGGGGTCCGTGGCCTgctccagggctgggggagcCTCAGCCGGTGGCTTGGGCAGGTCCAACATGGCGGACGAGTCTTTCCTGGGATTCCCGGTCACCAACATCCAATGGTTGCTCGGCTTTTCGACTCTGTGTGAATCCAGATGCGTGTGGACGGCCACCTCAGCTTCCTTCCCGAAATAGGTACTGGGCCAAGAGAGAAGGGACACGGGTTGGAAACGGGGTAACGGCCCTGGGTAAGCTGTCCACATCATCTTCCAAGCCCCTGGCTCAACAGCCTCCGCTCGGGGCTGCCTCTACCGTACGTCTTTGCTGGATGTTTGACCTGCTCGGGCAACGCCGAAGCGCCTGGGGTCCCATTACCGCTAAAATCCTCTTggcaaaggggcgcctggtggttcagggtccaactcttggtttgggctcaggtcacgatctcccggttcgtgggtttgagccccgcgtcgggctctgtgccggccgtgcggggcctgcttgggattctctgtctccctctctctctgccccttccccacgtgtgctgtctctgtctctctcgaaatcagtaaataaacttgaaaacaaaatcctCTTGTCAGGGAAAAGCTTGTGGGACACAAGGGGCTCCGGTAGGATTTGCCGCGCCACCAAGTGAGTCCTTGGTGACAATATTTCATCATCAAAGGACTTCTTGCGTCGGGGGGGGCGGGCACCCTCGTTAAACAGAGCTGCTTTGCTCAGAGGCACAACCTCCACGCCCATCGTGGATGCGAAACCCTGCAGCAAAGTTCCTTCCGTACCTCAAGAAAAGATGCCTGTGGACTGCTAGCCCCCGATTCGTGCGGCAGTGATAGATGAGGATCTTTGCATTTGCCtttaaagaggaagagacagtgcTGTTTGCATTATGAATTAAGGCCTCCGAGTcctgaaaagcaaaaattttgGTAGCCCGGCCAGGGGTGAGGCGCCAAGCGGGGTCTGGGTCAGCAACGGGCCGGGCGCCCTGCTTTCGCACGAGCACAGCCGGGACCGCGGCACGACCACGCGCGAGCCGCCGGCAGCCAGGCACTGCTCCCGCGAGCGCAGGGGACGCACTGGCCACCTACTCCTCCCCACACCTCGTCAGGCAGCCGCCGTCTTCACCGACGCTCCACGGGGAAGGAAAATGAGACGCTAACGGTTGAGATCATGGCAACGGTGAGCGATTTCAAGGAGAGCAAAGCCGGGCCGGGGGGCGCGTCGCCGGGGACCCCGCGTGCATTCTCCGTGCCAGAGGAGAGACCCTGGTGAGCGCGGGTCCGCCTGCAGAGCCCCGCAGGGGGGGGCGCACGGGGCCGGTGGGCGCAGGTGGCCCGTAGCTGGGGGCACCCTCCCGCGAGGCCACCCCGCTGGTCACCCCTTCGAGTCCCTGCCCGCTGGGGTTCCGCACGCTCCCAGCGACTCCCAGCAACCCCCACTCTGCGTCCGCGGGAAGCGTCAGGAGCCAGCAGCAAAGCGCCTGGCCCAGCGGACTCGCCTTCCCGTCAGGCCCGTGCGTGGGGCCCCAGTCCCGCAGGGCCCAGGCTCCCGAGAAAACGTCAGCAGTGGGAACAGGAAGGATGGCCCCGCAGGACCCAAGCTTCCAGGCCCTGCAGAAATTTTCTTCCTGGAAGGAAGCAGGTCATGACCCTCACCGTCCCGGGTAGGGGGCTCTCAGCCTGACTCGGGGGCGGGCGCCCAGCCTGTGTGTGTCTACAGCTGGCAGGGGCTGGGCGGAGAGAGCACACAAGTCACTTTAGGCCCTGGCGCGCTGAGAAGCCCCGATGTACAGACGGGAGAAAATCGCATCCTCGGAACAGCGCCCGGGTCTCCCCCAGGCAGAGCTCACCGGAACGGGGGCGCCTTCGTATTCCAGGCGCAGCTGGGGGTCCAGGAAGGCGGCCTGCCAGCAGCTCAGGTAGGAGACCTCATCCGTCAGGTACGCCTCCTGGAGCAGAGATCTCTTGGACGACTTCTGGAGGGTCCTGTGGTCACTGGATAAATACAGCTGAAAAGGACAGCGCACAGATGAGCTACGTCACGCTGCTCGAAAGGCTGGGGACACGAGCAGCTCACTGGCCGATGTCAAGGGCGTTCAAAAGCAGCTTCGGAAAACCCCGTTCTTGCCGACTTTTGAGAATACTCTGTTTTCCTCTGCCGTCGAGACGCCATCTCAGAATGCTGAGGCCGCCCGCATCAGTTCcactgcctttccttcctttgaattttgttcgtgtttatttatttttgagagagaaagagacagcatgagcagggaaggggcagagaggggggagacacagaatccgaagcgggctccgggctccgagccgtcggcacagagcccgacgcggggctcgaactcacggaccactagatcatggcctgagccgaagtcggatgctcaaccgactgatccgcCTGGggttttccttcctttgaatACCAaaccctctgtctcctcctgatCCGTCCCCCTCTCCTCACTCTCAGGACCTAGGCCTGGACCActgtttttcttctgagaaataaTTATGCATGAAACTTGTTCCATGAAGCCAAGTGTCCTTAAAACCGTCACTGTCACAGCTACGTTTACTGTGAGCCTCGGAGGGGGGCCCACGCCCCCGTGGAGCTGATGTCCACACTTGGGATTTATTTAGACCGCTCTCTGGCCACCTGTAACTGGGTCAAGAAGCACGCCATCCTGCAGAAAACTCCAAAACGTTAGTTGTTTGTTAGTCCTTTACTGATTCCCCTTGACCCTGAACCTGGAGGCCATCTCTGCAGATTTCGGTAGGTTTTCATGTGCAAAGCTGTGCCGTGAGGCGCTACGGGGAAGGCAGCAACGGGTTGCCATCGTGAAGGTGTCTCCtgacgagcaggagaggggacagaggaggtgaAGGGGACGCACCCATGAGGCGTGGTGGCCAGAAGGGACGTGCAGAGCTGTAGGCGGGCGCACGTGGGGACACGTGCTCTCCCAGGGGCTCATGAGAGCTCTGAGGAGGAAGCAGTGTGGTGCCGGGAGCCCGCGGGCAAGGCTGACCGCGTGTGGACACGGGACATGTCACAGAGGGCCTTAAATGCCACCGTGGTGGCAGCACTTACCAAGCCCGAGCCCCTAAAGGATCAATCTGGCAGCATGCATCTACTGTGGTCTGAAGTCAGGACAGACCGGAGGGGTCAAGCCACGGAGGGCCTGGATTGAGGTCCCAGCACTGGGGATGAAAAGAGAGGGCCAGGAGCACTGCAAAGGGAGACCCGTGGGCTTGACCACAAGCTAGATGTGGGCAGGGAAGCCGGCCGGGCCCACACAGGCAGACAATGCCGACATCAAACCACAAACCCCACTTTGTCAAAGAAAGATGATAACGACTCAGGAACAAGTCTAAAAGGTGGCGATTACCAGATTTTTTTAGGAACGCCCCAGAAATACTTGCTAATTCAAAGACAAGGTCCAGAAATATGAGAATTGAGGAAGAGAGGCAGTCATCATCCCTGGAAAGAGAAACAACTGTCTGCCCAGCAGTCATAAGAGAACCAactggggggcccctggggggctcagtcggttgagcgtccgacttcggctcagctcatgatctcgcagtttttgagttcgagccccgcgtcgggctctgcgccgacggctcagagcccggagcccgcttcggattctgtgtctccctctctctctctgcccctcccctgctcgagctctgtctctctgtctctcaataataaataacgtttaaaaaaagagtaagaagagAACCAACTGGAAAACCACTGGAAGCGATAGGAGTGAGTGATCTCATCAAAGGCGAGCATGAACATCAATGACTTGGTCACATTTTTGTTGCAACTATGGTAACACCCAGTGCGAGACACCAAGAGACAACCTTAACGGGATAGGCGTCAGGTCCACTTGGGGAGAACCACAAAACTTCACTGAGAGATGGGAAGAATAAATGAGTACACGGCGGGGCATCTCAGAAGAGCATGCGTGTCATAGAGCTACTAAATCCGTGAACTTGTGCAGTTTTACAGGCCGATCAAAACCGCCGCGTGATCTTTCtccccatggggggggggggggggggagcagagaaacTTGCAACAGTAGCTGCATCTAACTGAGACGTTCATTCCTAATGCGATGCAGACGAAGAGGTGTGACGAGAGAGAGACAGCCCTAGAGCTGTCCGAAGGTAGAATATAACCCTCGGACAAAAATACACAACTTGAGCTCAGAGCGTCCAGATAGGAAGCTGAGAGAGCTCGTGGACGTATGGGGACTTAACGGGTGCTACGCAAGGCATGTGTCAGTGAGGAAAGAGTAATTATTcaagaaataacacaaatgtgGCTCTTTAGTCATTGGGGGGGAAATCACATGTCTGCACGGAACCCTGTATCAGAATAAATCTCAAGCGGCTAAGGaggacctggggcgcctggggggatcagttggttgagcctccagctccgggttctggctcaggtcatgatcccaaggttgtgggatcgagtcccacgtggggctctgtcctgagcacggagcctgcttgggattctctgtctctgtctctgtctctgtctctgtctctctctcctgacccctcccccactctctctctctctaaaataaaaataaatccattaattaaagaagaaaaaactccagggcacctgggaggctcagtcagttgagcatcggacttcagatcaggtcatgatctcgcggtttgtgagcttgaaccccacgtcgggctctcttctgtcaacgcagagcccgcttcggaccctctgcccccctctacccacatgttctctctctctcaaaaaaaaacattaaaaaaaaagaagaagaagaaagcaagaacaaATCCCAGCACAAGGTCAACTTGAGCCACCAAGAAGTCGATGCAAGTTTCTCTTTCTATAGTAtctctggggcaggggcaggaattGCAAAGGGAAACACTGATCCGTTTATTCAAAAATACGGTAAAACAACTACCATTTCAAAGCCAAGTAGCcaaagaagatagatagatagatagatagatagagagatagataaataaaataaaataaaataaaataaaataaaataaaataaaataaaataaaaataaaataaaaataaaagccacgtAGCAGGTGGCAGGAAACATTACGTGCAAAATGACAGAACGTTATCGTCTGTGGAAGGGCAGGTAATAAATGCAAATCAATGCACAGGTGGAGAAGAGATAATTTATAGGAGACAAAGGAGTTGGGAGAGTTaaggagagagtggagagagaggtagggaacaaaggagggagggagggagggagggagggagggaacagacTATAAAAGAAAGTAAGCCAAAATGTTAGGAATGTTAATCTCTGCATAGGACAACTGTGACTTACTCCCCTCCTTCAACGATTTggtattttctctactttctacGTTTCAAATCAGGCTGCAGCTGACCATCTGCGGTGTAGGGGTTCGACTGGCAACGCTGATTTTTCTTGGTAGCAGAAGAGCCAGTAATGCTACACGATACAGTGATGGAAGCTGTGATTCGGTGAGAGACGGTGCGGAGTACCCAGTCCGCCCCTTAACGGCTGAGCGACCCGGGGCAAAATCACCTGACCTTGTGCCTCGGTGtccccatcagtaaaatgggcgTAAAACGGTCCCTAGCTCACAGACTTGTTGGATATCGAAGTGAGTTCATACAAGTGAGGCAGTTAAGCATGTAGCAAGGTGCAACAATCCCACGTTATAGACGACAAAGACTCAAGAAAGGTCAACAACTTTACCCAAAGCCCCACCCCATAGATCGACATTTCAGCTGGAGTTAAACCCACATGTAGCTGGATCTAATCcccaggggaaagggaaaaatcaagtttaaaaaaaaaaggaaaaaaaaaagttatcagatAATACGCCTTGCTGGCCTTGGTGACATTGACAGGTGTCAGATGATTATTGATTAATCCAATCATTTTTTGGTTTTGCGTCAGCTGCGTAGCAAAGGAgggttttctcccttcctccttagCGCCTGAGGGTATTCGCTTCGTAATTGGAAAAGCGACGAGGCAAGAAGTGACCCCCGACACCGCGTGTGCAAAGCTCCAGGCTGAGACCCGGACGAAGCCAGAGACGCCTGCAGCGTTCCCTGTCCCCTTCAGCCGGCGGCCGCGACTCACCATTTTGTCTTCAAACCCTCCCGTGGTCGCGAGGCAGAAGTCCTGTCCGTACCTGAGGACCTGACCCGTGGCGTTTCCGTCGGCCCTGCACGTCAAGAATAAGCATCGCGTCAAGTCTCTGCAGTGCGATCCCTGCCACGTTCTAGTTCTGGCGCGTGCAACTCTGCTTATAACCCACGTTCTCGCTAATGCGTGTCCACACTTTCGAGATGGCCGTTTCCGTTGGCCCTCAGAGCCGGCTGGCACCCTGTCCCTGTGTCCCGCCACAGCCAGAACGCACGACGCCCCTTTATCTGTGGCCCAGAGCACGTCACGCTGCCCTGCCCTGAGGAATTCTGGTCAGGTGCGCGGACAACTTTAGAAAGATCCAGGGTAACACATTGATTCGAACACACCTAACACAGCCTTCCCCCTCAACCCTCCGGGACGCGGAACTTGTGCTCGGCGTGTGGTGGTCTCAACATGAACGAATTACCGGTattcaaaagaaatctgaagactAAGAGGTCGGGCTACATTTTCGTAGTAGAAACATTGCTATCCTTATTTCACGAGCAAAGTGAAAGCAAGGCTTTCCTACTGTAATCGTGGCTCTGCTCTGAGGATTTAATCGCTCATTTTCAAAACGTCAGGCACATTTTTGGTAAACAGTTCATCACAAAAGAGCAACGCCCTTTGCACCGAGCTATCTAGTTTCGCTCTAAAAGCAACAGAGTGATTAAAAGCCACAGAAACACCCATAATGAGCTCCGAGCACCCCGAGAAGCTGTTAGCAAAACCCAGTCCAGGCAGAGTGTGAATTTAGTTCCTTGGATCCAATACCTCGGAAAGAAGCCTTTATCATCGAACACAAATTAGCAGTTGCCCTGAGGTTCAAGGTGAAGGGTGTGTAAAGGGCCCCAACGGCGTCCTCAGGGGAGGACGCAAGGCGGGAATCCCAGAGAAGGTTCCCACCGCCTCGGCCTCCAGGCACCCTGAAGCTCTGCGCGCAAACGTATTTATGGCAAAAACGCGCGGACAACGGGAGCGTCTGTCTCTACCTCAAAATGGTGAAAGTGTTTCTGCCAACCGGGATCCTGGTTTGAGCTGCGCTCAGGCCACACGGCACCTCTAACTCGTCGCTCAGATGCGCTTTAATTTCATCGGGAGTCGTGCACAGGCTCAGTTCCCCGCCCAGAAACAGGTGGGCCTCCACCTCCGTGTGGGCGGGGTTCACGAGCATCACCATGTCACCACAGTGAACGTACCCATCCTCCGAAACGGAAAGCTGCATCTACAACGGAAATGGGAGTTTTTCAGACTCACCTCACtgcaccttccttccttcactgtcTAGGACCCATTTCGTTGGCGGTAATACCACTCGGACCACTTGGGTAATAACCACTCTGGCTCCCTCgagttttccatttccttccttttcctgccaCCGATCCCCTCCCACGTCGccaaagtcccccccccccccaaatccccaGTGAGGTAGAAAAAGCCGATGAAAAACCACTCAGGCTGACTCCACCACTAATGGATTCAAACTCACTGGAAATGCCTTCAGCACCAACCAAAGGGTGTTTTACATATTCCTGCACTGATGTGTTCATTTCTTCGTTCGGAAAACGAGGGTAAACATAATTAAGGGCAGATTTCTCCTCTGTTCCTAAAATCTTAGGGAATTTTAAACTGTGGTTTTCAGATctaaaggaaaaaacacaacctgatattttccaaatgataaTTCATTTATGGAACGTTTGCTTGCCTGACTCACACTTAATTCAGTAGAATTTTGAAAACAGTGCTTGAGTCTAAAATTATCAGTCTCagtaagagactctttttttttaattgtttatttattttttgagagagagagagagacagagtgccagtggggaaggggcagagagagagagggagacacagaatccgaagcaggctccaggctcc
Proteins encoded in this window:
- the CFAP161 gene encoding cilia- and flagella-associated protein 161, which codes for MAQNLYGPRVRMGNWNEDIYLEEELMKDFLEKRAKGQLLIQRNRRLKENLLRPMQLSVSEDGYVHCGDMVMLVNPAHTEVEAHLFLGGELSLCTTPDEIKAHLSDELEVPCGLSAAQTRIPVGRNTFTILRADGNATGQVLRYGQDFCLATTGGFEDKMLYLSSDHRTLQKSSKRSLLQEAYLTDEVSYLSCWQAAFLDPQLRLEYEGAPVPANAKILIYHCRTNRGLAVHRHLFLSTYFGKEAEVAVHTHLDSHRVEKPSNHWMLVTGNPRKDSSAMLDLPKPPAEAPPALEQATDPGAQ